GCCGCTTTTTACAGGATAGGGCCTGTGGTGTACATAACTAAGAGCTCCCGGTAGTCGGAGCGCATCTCTTGATTGGTCAGCTTACCAGAGGCTACCGCGATGACCTCCTGAAATAGTCGTTCTGCCACCTGTTCAACGGTTTCCTTACCCTCAATAATGGTATCAGCGTAGATATCATAGCACTCTTTTTCCTGGCTATCCCGCGGCTTGCTTGGATTACTGACTACAACTATCTCAGGGAGTGTCGGAAGTCCGCCTGCCCAACCGGGTAAGCAGCGGAAGCTGGAAGTAAGTCCGCCGCCCAGGTTGTAAATGTGAATCTGAACTCCCGCCGCTGCCTCCCCGGCAATCAGTTCGCCGGTCATTGCTGTGCCGTCCATGAAGAACAACCCTTTTCCTTGGGGCTTTTCCGCATATTCAAGAACGCCTTGTAAGGGGGCAGTACCTGTTTTCTGGAAGGCACCTAGAGATTTCTCCTCAATAGTCGTCAAACCACCTTCGATATTACCACGAGTTGGCTGTGAACCCCTCATGTCCTCTCCGGTAGCCTTAATCCTGGCTTCCATTCGGTCTACCGCTGCCTCAAGCCGCCTCGCTACTTCCTTACTGACCGCCCTCTTGGCCAGCAGGTGAGTAGCGCCGATGACCTCCGTGGTCTCCGAAAATATGGCGCCGCCCCCTTCCGCAATTAATCGGTCAAAGACCCGTCCGGTAACGGGATTACCAAGAATACCCGAAGTGGCATTGGAAGCGCCGCACTTCACTCCCAGTGTGAGGTGGCTCAGGGCAAAGGGCTTTCTCTCCATCCGGGAGGCCTGAGACGCCATACGCCGGGCTACCGACAACCCTCTGTCCAGCACGTCCTGAAATCCACTGCTCCCCTTAACGGTCAGGACCTCAACCGGCTTTTTGGATTTGGCTATACCCTCGCCAATCTCCAGCGGAGGCGGGTTCTCGCAGCCGACACCGACCACAATGGCGGCAGCAACATTGGGATTACTGCCCAGTCCGATCAGGGTTCGTAACGCCCGTTCGTTGTCTTCTCTGAGACGGACACAGGGATAGGTATGAAGTATAGGCACCGCGCCCTTGACCGCATCGGCAATGGTAGCGGCCATTTCATTGGCGCACCTCCCCCCAGAAATTACTGCCACATGGTTACGCACTCCTACAGAGCCGTCGGGCCTCCCGTATCCCAGAAATTCCATTATTTTCCTCCTTCGTGGGCTGAATAGGGATTTTATACTTAAAAAGGAATCTTTTACTAACGTTTATGCGAAATATTTTTATCAGTTGTGGAAAACTATGTGGCATTATGGGTGTATTTTATTCTATCATAAATAAACGTAATGTGAGCATTAAATACAAAGGAGGGGCTAATGAGACTATCTGGTAAAGTTGCCATAATTACCGGGGGAAACCGCGGCATAGGAAAAGCGATTTCTCTGGCTTTTGCCAGAGAGGGTGCTAAAGTCGTTGTGGTCGGTCGGAATAAATCTCGTTGCAATGAAGTGGTTGACCAGGTTATCAAAGAAGGTGGGGAAGCAATCAGCATCCAGGTTGATGTCGCCAGCGAAGCCGACGTTGCCAGAATGGCGAAGCAGACCAAAGACAAGTACCAGCGGATTGACATTTTGGTGAACAATGCGGCGGTGAACTTGCCCTACAGAACGGTCAGTGAATTGACATTGGAGGAATGGAACTGGATACTCAATGTTAACCTGACCGGTCCGTTTCTCTGTATCCGGTCAGTCCTTCCCGAAATGATTACACA
Above is a genomic segment from Chloroflexota bacterium containing:
- a CDS encoding UxaA family hydrolase → MEFLGYGRPDGSVGVRNHVAVISGGRCANEMAATIADAVKGAVPILHTYPCVRLREDNERALRTLIGLGSNPNVAAAIVVGVGCENPPPLEIGEGIAKSKKPVEVLTVKGSSGFQDVLDRGLSVARRMASQASRMERKPFALSHLTLGVKCGASNATSGILGNPVTGRVFDRLIAEGGGAIFSETTEVIGATHLLAKRAVSKEVARRLEAAVDRMEARIKATGEDMRGSQPTRGNIEGGLTTIEEKSLGAFQKTGTAPLQGVLEYAEKPQGKGLFFMDGTAMTGELIAGEAAAGVQIHIYNLGGGLTSSFRCLPGWAGGLPTLPEIVVVSNPSKPRDSQEKECYDIYADTIIEGKETVEQVAERLFQEVIAVASGKLTNQEMRSDYRELLVMYTTGPIL
- a CDS encoding SDR family oxidoreductase, which codes for MRLSGKVAIITGGNRGIGKAISLAFAREGAKVVVVGRNKSRCNEVVDQVIKEGGEAISIQVDVASEADVARMAKQTKDKYQRIDILVNNAAVNLPYRTVSELTLEEWNWILNVNLTGPFLCIRSVLPEMITQRSGKIINLSSIGGRHGAAGRTPYRATKAAIINLTECIAAEVKEFGIDVNAICPGAVDTDMLREITGGEIPTHTMPPEDIAAVAVFLASDESKAVTGTAIDAFGKTNPIFGVPPSVRPIK